In Rutidosis leptorrhynchoides isolate AG116_Rl617_1_P2 chromosome 2, CSIRO_AGI_Rlap_v1, whole genome shotgun sequence, one genomic interval encodes:
- the LOC139887919 gene encoding uncharacterized protein: MKILSLNVRGFGVTGKFGWVKGLCYNVRPDIAAFQETKCRVLGDQWVQQLWGHDDFGYIQKEVVGNSGGLLIIWDTNRFKVNCAVGGEFFISIRRTWVGSGHDTILVNVYGPHCDAGKKKMWESLDNLLLCSDSGWVLCGDFNEVREQSDRLNCDFHEARARRFNEFIVRNNLIEIPIKGRKFTRVSDDGVKFSKLGRFLVTDNFIKLWKDLSINVLDRKESDHCPLVLQDGVIDFGPKPFKIFDNWLELEGAGNIIHEGWNKNVRGTLKDCIFRDKLKNVKADLKSWNKKEFGNLDEEINNLKENALK; the protein is encoded by the coding sequence ATGAAGATTTTATCTCTAAATGTGCGGGGTTTCGGGGTAACGGGTAAATTTGGTTGGGTCAAAGGTTTATGCTATAATGTGAGACCGGACATAGCTGCGTTCCAAGAAACAAAGTGTAGGGTTCTTGGGGATCAATGGGTTCAACAATTATGGGGTCATGATGATTTTGGATATATTCAAAAGGAGGTGGTCGGGAACTCTGGGGGTTTGTTGATTATTTGGGATACAAATAGATTTAAGGTGAACTGTGCAGTAGGTGGTGAATTTTTCATTTCCATTAGGAGGACTTGGGTGGGATCTGGACATGATACGATCCTCGTTAATGTCTACGGTCCACATTGCGATGCGGGTAAAAAGAAGATGTGGGAATCTCTGGATAACCTTTTGTTATGCAGCGACTCGGGATGGGTTTTATGTGGGGATTTCAATGAGGTGCGGGAACAATCGGACAGGCTTAATTGTGATTTCCACGAAGCTAGGGCTAGGAGATTCAATGAGTTCATTGTTAGGAATAACTTAATTGAGATCCCAATTAAAGGTAGAAAATTTACTCGTGTTAGTGACGATGGCGTTAAGTTTAGCAAGCTTGGCCGCTTTCTTGTAACGGATAATTTCATCAAATTGTGGAAAGATCTCTCCATCAATGTGCTTGATAGAAAAGAGTCCGATCATTGTCCGTTGGTTTTACAAGACGGTGTAATTGATTTTGGTCCCAAACCTTTTAAAATTTTTGATAATTGGTTAGAGTTAGAAGGTGCGGGTAATATTATTCATGAAGGTTGGAATAAAAATGTACGTGGGACTTTAAAGGATTGTATCTTCCGAGACAAACTCAAAAATGTGAAAGCGGATTTAAAGAGTTGGAATAAAAAAGAATTCGGGAATCTTGATGAGGAAATAAATAATTTGAAGGAAAATGCATTGAAGTAG